Genomic window (Hydrogenimonas cancrithermarum):
GTATAATTTGCATTCTTTTCAATCCTTTTTTAATGATAGGAGTATAATTTTTGCAAAATTCTACCATAAGGAAAACAAAGTGAAAGAGATTTTCAAGAAGGTACTCCCTTTAAGTCTCATCGTCGCGCTGAGATTTTTCGGTCTCTTCATCGTATTGTCGGTACTATCGCAGTATGCGGTGGAGCTTCCGGGCGGTACGGCGTTTCTCGCCGGTGTCGCCGTCGGCGGATACGCCCTCACCCAGGCGGTACTGCAGGTTCCGTTCGGCGTGCTGAGTGACAAGATCGGGCGTAAAAAGACGCTGCTCATCGGTCTGCTCATCTTCGCGGCGGGATCGGTCATCTGTGCCGTCGCCGACAACATCTACATACTTCTGCTCGGGCGGTTCCTCCAAGGAGCCGGTGCGATCGGTTCGGTCGTCACGGCGATGATCGCCGACCATGTCCGTGAAGACCAGCGCGCCCATGCGATGGCTGTCATGGGAATGACGATCGCGATGAGCTTCGCCGCAGCGATGATCATCGGACCGATCATCGGCGGGTTCTACTCCGTCAGCGCCCTCTTCTGGCTCACGGCGATTCTCGCGATTCTGGCCCTTGCGATTCTCTTCACAGCCGTTCCGGAACCCCCAAAGATCATTCACAGCTACTCCGAAGAGGAGGCGAAGATCAAGCATGTCTTCAAAGACAAAGACCTTGTACGTATGTATATCACATTCCTCTTTCACAGTTCGACGATGGCGATCGCCTTTTTCCTGATTCCACTGGTGATGAAGCAGAAGTTCGGCCTGGAACCGGAGAGCTACTGGAAAATCTACCTGCCGGCCGTCTTCTTCGGCATCATCGCCATGGGGCCGGCGGCGGTATTCGGCGAAAAATATGGCAAAGGCAAAGAGGTCTTTCTGGTCTCCATCGCATTCATCGCCGCCGCCTTCGCTCTGATGGGATGGAGCAGTTCGGTCGTCTGGTTCGGCGTGGGTGCCACCTTCTTCTTCATCGGATTCAACATGTTCGAGCCGCTGCTGCAGAGTTTCGTCAGCAAGTTCGCAAAAGTCCATCAAAAGGGTGCGGCACTGGGTGTGGCCAACACCTTCGCCTATGTCGGGATCTTCCTCGGCGGTGCGATCGGCGGCTGGCTCTACCAAAAATTCGGCGCAAGCGGTGTTTCGATATTCGTCCTGTTCCTCACCATTTTCTGGGCGCTCTGGATCTTCACGATGCGAAGCCCCGGCGTGCGCGACAACCTCTTTTTACCGTATGTGGAATATGATAAAGAGAAAGTAGACGGGTTGAAACTGATCAACGGCGTGACCGATTTCTACCTCAACGAAACCGAGCAGATCATCGTCGTCAAATTCGACAACGAGATTGTCAGTGCGGAAGTGATCGAAACGTTTTTGAAGAAGTGAGAAATGGGTGGGCTTTGCCCACCGTCAGTATTGGGTGTTGAGGATTGAGTATTGAGCGTTGAGGGTTGAGAATTTAACTTGACCGGAGCTCGGCGAGCTACGCTCGCCTACTTCTCACTTCTCACTTCTCACTTCTCACTTCTCACTTCAGCGAAACCACCCGCACACGGTCACCCGCCTCTTTGTCACCCTCATCGGCATTCAGCCACAATAACCCCACGTCTCCCAGCATATTGGTCATGATGGCACTGCTGCCGCTGCGTTTTCCTTCGAAGTCGCACAGATACTCGCCATCTTCGAGCCACAAATTGCACGCTGCGAACTCCGTTTTGTTCTTCGTCTTCTTTCTGTAACCGTCGAGAATGCGGGCCGTCACGACCGGTATCGTGTATTCTCGCCCCTGCAAACGATAGAGAATCGGCAGGACATAGAGGATAAAAGTGACGGTGGAGGAGTAGGCGAAGCCGGGGAGTGCCACGATGAATTTATTACCTCTTTTCGCCACCATAATATGCTGCCCCGGTTTGATCAGCACCCCCTTGAAAGCGACATCGCACCCAAGCTCGTCGCGTATGACATCCTTGACGAAATCGTAGTCGCCTACGCTCACACCGCCGGTGGTGACGACGATGTCGGCACTTCGAAGTGCCTCTTTCATCGCGAAGGTAATGGCGGCACGCTCATCGTGGACGCTACCCATTTGCACCGGCTCCCCGCCGTGCTGTTTTACGAGCGCTTCAAGTGTGTAGTTGTTGGAACTTCGAATCTGCGCGGGGTTGTCACTGCACTCGCCAAGTTCCAGTACTTCACTGCCCGTGGCGAGAATGGCGACTTTGGGCTTTTGTACCACCAAAGGGGCCACGACGTTGAGGCTCGCCATAACGCCAACCTCGGCAAAGCCGATCGTACTCCCCTTTTTGACGAGTACTTCGCCTCTTTTGAAGTTCTCACCGACCGGTCGGACCGAAAAGCCCTCCGGCACCGGTTCATCGATACGTATGGCACCCCCTTCGACCGTCACATTTTCAATGGGAATCAGTGTATCGGCCCCTTCCGGCATCAGTGCACCCGTAAAAGTCTTTATGGCCGTTCCGGGTACGACACGCAATCCTTCCGTATCGCTGCCGGCGGGATTCTCTTCGATAATCTCCAGCCGCCCCAGAGATTGGTCGCTTCCGATAATCGCATACCCGTCCATCGCCGAAGTCGGATACTCCGGGGAGTTCTCCTGCGCGACGATATTTTCCGCCAGCACACGCCCCTGCGCGTTCGGCAGATAGACCTTCTCCACGCCGACCGCTTCGACAATCAGGCTATTCAACTTCTCCATTGATTCTTCGAAATCTATCATGATAATGTTGCCTTTTTAATTTCGGGATGTAAAACACGTGCAATTTATCTGCAA
Coding sequences:
- a CDS encoding MFS transporter gives rise to the protein MFKKVLPLSLIVALRFFGLFIVLSVLSQYAVELPGGTAFLAGVAVGGYALTQAVLQVPFGVLSDKIGRKKTLLIGLLIFAAGSVICAVADNIYILLLGRFLQGAGAIGSVVTAMIADHVREDQRAHAMAVMGMTIAMSFAAAMIIGPIIGGFYSVSALFWLTAILAILALAILFTAVPEPPKIIHSYSEEEAKIKHVFKDKDLVRMYITFLFHSSTMAIAFFLIPLVMKQKFGLEPESYWKIYLPAVFFGIIAMGPAAVFGEKYGKGKEVFLVSIAFIAAAFALMGWSSSVVWFGVGATFFFIGFNMFEPLLQSFVSKFAKVHQKGAALGVANTFAYVGIFLGGAIGGWLYQKFGASGVSIFVLFLTIFWALWIFTMRSPGVRDNLFLPYVEYDKEKVDGLKLINGVTDFYLNETEQIIVVKFDNEIVSAEVIETFLKK
- a CDS encoding molybdopterin molybdotransferase MoeA, giving the protein MIDFEESMEKLNSLIVEAVGVEKVYLPNAQGRVLAENIVAQENSPEYPTSAMDGYAIIGSDQSLGRLEIIEENPAGSDTEGLRVVPGTAIKTFTGALMPEGADTLIPIENVTVEGGAIRIDEPVPEGFSVRPVGENFKRGEVLVKKGSTIGFAEVGVMASLNVVAPLVVQKPKVAILATGSEVLELGECSDNPAQIRSSNNYTLEALVKQHGGEPVQMGSVHDERAAITFAMKEALRSADIVVTTGGVSVGDYDFVKDVIRDELGCDVAFKGVLIKPGQHIMVAKRGNKFIVALPGFAYSSTVTFILYVLPILYRLQGREYTIPVVTARILDGYRKKTKNKTEFAACNLWLEDGEYLCDFEGKRSGSSAIMTNMLGDVGLLWLNADEGDKEAGDRVRVVSLK